Proteins co-encoded in one Enterobacter sp. R4-368 genomic window:
- a CDS encoding zinc-dependent alcohol dehydrogenase, producing MRALTYHGAHKVSVDNRPDPVIESSDDIILRVTATAICGSDLHLYHGKIPGTNHGDIFGHEFMGEVVETGPGVHAVSKGDRVVIPFVIACGECFFCKLHQYSACEQTNSGKGAALNRKGITPPAALFGYSDLYGGIPGGQAEYVRVPKANTGPFKVPDTLTDEKVLFLSDILPTAWQAVKNAEVKPGSSVAIYGAGPVGLLTAACARLEGAEQIFMIDDSDYRLAFARDRYGVIPINFDKNDDPAAWIIENTAGHRGVDAVIDAVGFEAKGSTTETVLSTLKIEGSSGKVLRQAIAATRRGGIVSVPGVYAGFIHAFMFGDAFDKGLTFKMGQTHVHAYLPDLLPLIESGHLKPEEIVTHHLPLEEAARGYEIFDKHAEDCRKVILVPGLNAEKATI from the coding sequence ATGAGAGCACTGACTTATCACGGCGCGCATAAAGTTAGCGTTGATAACCGCCCCGACCCGGTTATCGAATCTTCAGACGATATTATTCTTCGCGTTACCGCAACGGCAATTTGCGGCTCGGATCTGCATCTTTATCACGGGAAAATACCGGGCACCAATCACGGCGATATATTCGGTCATGAATTTATGGGCGAAGTGGTGGAAACCGGGCCGGGTGTTCATGCCGTCAGTAAAGGCGACCGGGTGGTGATCCCTTTTGTCATTGCCTGCGGGGAGTGTTTCTTCTGCAAACTTCACCAGTATTCGGCCTGTGAGCAAACCAATTCCGGCAAAGGCGCGGCGCTGAATCGCAAAGGCATCACGCCACCTGCGGCGCTGTTCGGTTACAGCGATTTGTACGGCGGTATTCCCGGCGGCCAGGCCGAATATGTGCGCGTGCCGAAAGCGAACACCGGGCCGTTTAAAGTGCCGGACACCCTGACCGATGAAAAAGTGCTGTTTCTCTCCGATATTCTGCCTACCGCCTGGCAGGCGGTGAAGAACGCCGAGGTGAAACCCGGCTCCAGCGTGGCGATTTACGGTGCCGGGCCGGTCGGTTTACTGACGGCGGCCTGTGCGCGTCTGGAGGGTGCCGAACAGATCTTTATGATTGATGACAGCGATTACCGGCTGGCTTTTGCCCGCGATCGCTATGGCGTAATACCGATTAACTTCGATAAAAATGACGATCCCGCGGCCTGGATTATTGAAAACACGGCGGGTCACCGTGGTGTGGACGCCGTTATCGATGCCGTAGGATTCGAAGCCAAAGGCAGCACTACCGAAACGGTGCTCAGTACGCTGAAAATCGAAGGCAGTAGCGGGAAAGTACTCCGTCAGGCGATCGCCGCTACGCGCCGCGGCGGGATTGTCAGCGTGCCCGGCGTGTATGCCGGTTTTATCCACGCGTTTATGTTTGGTGATGCCTTCGACAAAGGGCTGACATTCAAGATGGGCCAGACGCATGTGCATGCGTATCTGCCGGATTTGCTACCGCTGATTGAGTCTGGTCATTTGAAACCGGAAGAGATCGTCACACACCATCTGCCGCTGGAAGAGGCCGCTCGCGGCTATGAGATCTTCGATAAACATGCCGAAGATTGCCGCAAAGTGATCCTCGTGCCGGGCCTGAATGCAGAAAAAGCGACGATTTAA